The window TGTAAGCACCTCGTTCATGGAAGCATAATCATTGGCTCCCTTGACCCATTTGATCTTAAATTTCCTGTAATCATTTCTCTTGGGCTTCCCGTCTTCATAGACGATCATGGAGCCCACAGACTCAAAGCCGCTGATGTTGGAAATATCAAAGGCCTCGATCCGCTTAATGCCGGAAAGCCCAAGCCAGCCGCCCACCTCATTCATTGCTCCGATGGTGCGGAGCTCTTCCCGCTTGATCTTTTCCTTATCCTGGGACAGGACAAGCGCGGCATTTTTTTCCGCCAGCTCCACCAGACGTTCTTTCTGGCCCTTCCGCGGAACCACGATCTTCACCTTCTGCCCGCGTTTTGCAGAAAGCCACTCTCCTATGACACCTTCATCCTCAAGTCCTGACTGTACCCACAGTTCCTTTGGAATAAAAGGAGTCCCTGCATAAAACTGTTTCACAAAGCTGGTCAGGATCTGGCTGTTATCCTCTGCCGTTGCTATGCTTACGTGGAAATGCTCCCGGCCGATGAGCCTGCCTTCCCTGACAAAGAATACGGAAACCACCGCATCCTTTTCATCCTTTGCCATGGCAATGATATCCCGGTCTTCCGTGCCGCTGTCAGTGATCTTCTGCTTCTGGGCAATCTGCCTGACACTGTTTAACAGATCCCGGTACTCAATTGCCTTTTCATAATCCATTTCCTCTGATGCGGACTGCATCTTTTCTTCCAGCATTTTTATGACTGGTCCGTATTTTCCGCCTAAAAAGTCCAGAGCCTTATTAATGGACTGCCAGTATCCTTCCTTGCTGATATAATCCTGGCACGGAGCGGAACACTGCTTGATATGGTAATTTAAGCAGGGGCGTTCCTTCCCGATGTCCCTTGGTAAGTTCCGGTTGCAGGTCCTGATCTGGTAAAGCTTATGAATCAGTTCTATGGTATCCTTTACCGCTCCTGCACTGGTATACGGCCCAAAATACTTGCTTTTATCCTTTTTCATATCCCTGGAAAACAAAATCCTGGGATAGTCCTCGTACACGGTTACCTTGATATAGGGATAGGTCTTATCATCCTTTAGCATGGTATTGTAACGGGGACGGTGCTCCTTAATGAGATTGCATTCCAGCACAAGGGCTTCCAGCTCAGAGTCTGTTATAATGTATTCAAACCGGGCGATCCTCGACACCATTTGTTCGATTTTCGCCGTTTTATTTCTGCTGCTTTGAAAATACTGCCTGACCCTGTTTTTTAAGCTGATGGCTTTTCCAACATAGATAATTTCGTCCCGCTTATCGTGCATGAGATACACGCCAGGCTGGGACGGCAGTTTTTTTAATTCTTCTTCTATATTAAACGACCTGTGGTCCACTGAAACAAATCACCTCAATCTTGCTCCCTCGTATTTATACTGCAGTTCTAAATACCTTTTCACTGCATAATATTTCTCTTCAGGTTCAGAATCCGGCCTTCCGATTTCCATAATCTCGCAGATGGCCAGAAGCTCTTCCGCGGAAAAACGGTCCTTCCGCTCCTCAAGAACCTCCAACTTCTCATGATACGTCCCAGCGTCAAGAAATGCAAGAAGATTTTTGTTTTCGTGAAGACAAGGATCAGAGGACCCGCCTTCCTGGCTTTGGACACAGTCCACAGAGGGCTCCTTGTCCTCTATTTCCGATTCCTGGGTACAGTCCTTTTCCTTTCGCTCCGCAGAACCCATATCCACCTTTTCAAATCTGTATTTCTGCTTTGCATCGGGATACTTCTCCTTGTCCACCTCGCTGATGAACATGGGCAGAGGGCGTACGTAAATCCCAAAGGATCCGTACAGCGCCTGATATACTACCATTTCTTCTCCTGTTTCCGAATGAACCGCAACAGCTATCACCTGATACATCTTGTCCTTAAAATGCCGGTAGAAATCTCCTGGTCTGGGCGTTCTGTCCATGGCTTCCCTCACTTCCTAATTTCCCTGGCCGCCTGTGGTCACAATGACTACATCAGGCTTGGCTTTCTTTTTATTTGCAGCTTTCGTCTCTGGCTGTGTCTCTTCACCTGCTGTGCTTTCCTCAAGACTCTTTTTTGCTTTCTCTTCTTTTCCTTCTGTCTGAGTCTCGGACCGGGTCTCAGGCTGTGACTCCTTTGTCTCGCCGGCAGCTTCAGTAGACGGTTCCTTTGCTTCAGCAGAAGCTGCAGCAGACATCTCTTCCGCTGCTCTCACCCTGGCAAGCTCCTCCGCCTCTTCCCTGGCTGCTTCAGCAGTCAAAAAGCCATCCCATGTATACCGGTTGGAAGCACTCCAAAGGATCCACTCATCATAGCCTGCATCATAAACCGCCTGGATCTGGGCCCTGATCTCCTTCGCTCCGTAAGGAATATAGTTCTTCAGATAGGAAGCTGTGAAATCCTGGAGCCAGGGGCGGACAATGGCCTGATGCTTTCCAGCCTCTTTTGCGGATTCCAGATCCTGCTTTGACAGCTTCAAAGCAGCCCGGATGGTGCGGTAAGGCTCCATATCCGGGTGGTCAATTCCAAAGTTTCCGTCTCCGTAATGGGAAGGGTAGATCATGGGGCAGATATAATCCAGATGGCCGGCCATTTCATGATAGATTTGTCCCACTGCCTCTGCGTCCACCTTGCTTCCGATGATGGTCCCGAACACATCTGCAGAAACAAAAATATTCTGAGAAGAAAGCTTTTCATAAGCGTATTGGATGAATTCCGTAATGATGTCCGTTTTAGAACGGCCCCTGGTATCCTCATCATCAAATACTACCTGTTTCATGGAACTGTCGGTGGAGAACCGGATGTAGTCAAACTGAACCTCATCAAATCCGGCCTTGGAAGCCTGGGTTCCCACCTCTACTAAGTAGTCCCACACTTCCGTCCTGTAAGGGTTCACCCAGGCCAGTCCCTTATTATCCCTGTGCAGACTCCCATCCTTGTTCTTAAGGCCCCACTCCGGCTTTTTCTCGGCCAGATAAGGATCCCGGAAGGCCACAACCCGGGCAATGGTATAAAGCCCCCTGGCCTTTAACTGGGCCATCAGGCTGTCTATGTCTTTGATGTACTTTTCTGTGGCACCGATCTCATTTACAGTAGGTGCATCCTCCATGGCAAAGGTGATCCTTCCGTCGTCATTCTTTACGTCAATGACCACAGTATTGATCTCCGTGCCCTGGATCTTGTCCAAAATCGCCTGGAGGCCCTCAGAGCCGGCCATGTAGCCGGAAATATAGATTCCCTTTACCTTTACCGGCTTCTTTCCCGGTACGGCGGAAGCTTCCAGGGGAAGCTGGCCGCCGTTTTCCCCTGTGCTCTGCCCGGATTCCTCTGCACTCTGCTGAGATTCTTCTGTTTTGCTGTCTGTCTCTGAGAGTTCAGGAATTCCCTTATACCTGCTGCATCCGGAGGTCACCAACGAAAATGCAATCACTGCCAAAAGCCATCTTTTCATAATACTCCCGTTCACTTTCTTTATGGTTTCAGGTGTTTATCGTAATAAATATTTAACATTTTACCACAATTTGTAAAATTTTCCAATAAAAATTACATTTTCCGGATGCAGCCTTATTTTTATTAACCTCTTATTTCACAGGCTATGTACTCTCTTATCAAATAATACCCCGCTTTTCCTTATTTCACTCCTCCTGTTTTTTCTCCGTTGCCTTTCTGCAAAAGCAGGAAAGTTCGTGGTCATTGACCACACCCACTGCCTGAAGATAGGAATATATGGTAACAGAACCTACAAAGGCCATTCCTCTCTTTTTCATATCCTTTGAAACCCGGTCGGACAGCTCCGTTTTCACCGGAAAGCTGTCATCCCGGCTGACGATGACCTCATTGTTAGTAAATCCCCATAAATACCTGGAGAATGAGCCGAATTCCCGCTGGATCTCCAAAAACACACGGGCATTTTTCACGGCCGCCTCCAGCTTTTTCCGGTTCCTGATGATGTCCGCATTCTCCATTAAAGCCTTTAGTTTTTCCTCTCCGTAGCATGCCACTTTTTCCGCATCAAAACCATCAAAGGCCTGACGGAAAGCCTCTCTTTTTCTCAGTATGGTAATCCAGGAAAGTCCTGCCTGAAAGGTTTCTAAAAGAAGCATTTCATAGAGCTTCTCATCATCATAAACCGGCACTCCCCACTCCTCGTCGTGATATTTCACATAGACCGGGGAGGTTTCATCCACCCAAATACAACGTTTTTTCTCCATTTATCTTGCCAGCACCTCCGGACCCTCTTCTGTAATCAAAATTGTATACTCCCACTGGGCAGACAGACTTCCATCCCTTGTGTAAATGGTCCACCCATCCTCGTCATCCTGCACCACGTCAGCCTTTCCGGCATTTACCATCGGCTCAATGGTAAATATCATCCCGGGTACTAAAAGCATATCGGTCCCTCTTGTACCGATGTGGCTGACCCATGGCTCTTCATGGAAATCCAGCCCAACGCCGTGTCCGCCGATTTCCCTTACCACCGTAAAACCATTGGCATAGATATGTTCAGAAATAGCTGCTCCAATATCTCCTAAATGGCCCCATGCCCTGGTTTCTTTAAGAGCTAAATCCACACTCTCCTTTGTAACCTGAACCAGCTTTAATGCTTCAGGAGACACCTTCCCGATGCAGTACATTCTGGACGCGTCAGCATAAAAGCCGTCCACAATGGTGGTTACATCCACATTGACGATATCGCCTTCCTGTAAGATCCGTTTTGGATCCGGGATTCCATGGCATACCACATCATTGACCGAGGTGCACACACTCTTGGGATATCCCTCAAAATTAAGAGGAGCGGGAATCCCTCCCAGCCTGATGGTATTTTCGTGCACAAGGGTATTGATATCTTCCGTGCTGATGCCCGGCTTCATAATCTCCTCCACCAGATCAAGAATCTTGTTGTTAACGACTCCTGCACGGCGGACTCCTTCAATCTGAGCCGGTGTTTTTATCATATAGTGCTCCGGAACTTCATCTCCCATGACCGCATAATTCTCAAGCTTTTGGTCAAAAGACAGATGGCAGTTCTTGTATTTTTTTCCGCTACCGCACCAGCATGCATCATTTCTTCCTATTTTAAACATATCGATCCTCCTTCTTACTACAACGTTTTAACACGTTTAAAGCCGATTGTAAAGGGTTTCAGGAAAAAGAAGGGGGCAGGAAAAAATCCGTGGCAATTTCATAACTTATATGATACAATTTATAAATATTACGGTCAAAGATTTCGTGCATGCTTCAAATTCAGCCATGCTATTCAACATGGCTATAAGGTAAGCGCACATCATGGAGGGACAAATGAAATTCGGATTTGATAACAACAAATATTTAACCATGCAGTCAGAACACATCAAGGAACGGATCAGCCAGTTCGGGGACAAGCTTTATCTGGAATTCGGCGGCAAGCTGTTTGATGATTACCACGCTTCCAGGGTACTTCCCGGATTTGAGCCTGACAGCAAGCTGCGCATGCTGATGCAGCTGTCGGACCAGGCGGAAATCGTGATCGCCATCAACGCTGCCGACATCGAGAAAAACAAGATCCGTCATGATCTTGGCATCACCTATGATGTGGATGTGTTCCGTCTGATCCAGTCCTTTACGGATAAGGGACTCTATGTGGGAAGCGTTGTTATTACACAGTACTCCGGACAGAATTCCGCCGACTTATTTAAAAGCAAGCTGGAAAAAATGGGCATAAAGGTATACCGCCACTACACCATTGACGGCTATCCAAGCAATGTCTCTCTCATTGTCAGTGACGAAGGATACGGCAGAAATGATTATATTGAAACCACAAAACCCCTTGTAATTATTACAGCTCCGGGGCCGGGCAGCGGAAAAATGGCAACCTGCCTATCCCAGCTCTACCACGAGAACAAGCGGGGGATCAAGGCCGGTTATGCCAAGTTTGAGACATTCCCCATCTGGAATATCCCTTTAAAGCATCCGGTAAACCTGGCCTATGAGGCTGCTACCGCAGATTTAAACGATGTGAACATGATCGATCCCTTTCACTTAGAGGCTTATGGTAAGACCACGGTCAATTACAACAGAGATGTGGAGATCTTTCCTGTATTAAGCGCTATTTTTGAAGGAATATACGGTGAATGCCCTTACAAATCCCCTACGGATATGGGCGTAAATATGGCCGGCTTCTGCGTGGTGGATGACGAGGCCTGCAGGGAAGCTTCCATGCAGGAGATCATCAGACGCTATTACCAGGCTCTTTCCCGTCTGGCAAGGGATATGGGATCCAAGGAAGAGGTCTATAAAATTGAGCTTCTTATGAAACAAGCCAAAATTACTACCGGCATGAGAAAGGTTGTGAATGCAGCCAATCAGCTGGCTGAAATAAAAGGCTCTCCTGCCGCTGCCCTTGAGCTGGACGACGGAACCATTGTCACAGGAAAGACTACCAACTTATTAGGTGCATCGGCTGCCCTCCTGTTAAATGCGGTCAAGGTTTTAGGAAACATTCCTCATGATATCCATCTGATTTCTCCTTCCGCCATTGAGCCCATCCAGAAATTAAAGATCAACTATCTGGGAAGCAAAAATCCACGGCTTCATACGGATGAAGTGTTAATCGCCCTGTCCGCCTGTGCTGCTGCCGATCCCAATGCCCAGATCGCTCTGGAGCAGCTTCCCAAGTTAAAAGGACGGGAAGCTCATACCTCCGTGCTTCTTTCTGACGTGGATGTTAAGATATTTAAAAAGCTGGGCGTAAACCTGACCTGCGAGCCTATTTATGAAGAGAAAAAGATTTATCATTAATGGAATAAAGATTCCCCTCCGGCCTTTTATTTTGGACCAGAGGGGATTTTTTTACTTTTTCTGTGCTGCCAGTTTCACTGCGGCGCTTGCGCCCACCCTGCTGCATCCTGCTTCAATATAAGCCCTTAAATCTTCCAGGGTCTTCACTCCGCCGGCTGCCTTGATCTTTACATCAGGCCCGATATGCTTTTTAAATAATTCGATATCTTCTAAAGCCGCTCCGCCGGTTCCAAATCCTGTGGAGGTTTTGATATAATCAGCACCTGCTGCCGTAACAGCCTTACACATGGCAATTTTTTCTTCTTCCGTCAGATAACAGGCTTCAATGATGACCTTTAAGATGCTGCCGCCTGCCGCTTTTTTCAGTTCTGCGATTTCCTTTTCCACCTTATTGTAATCTCCGTTTTTCACATCGCTGATATTCACTACCATATCCACTTCAGAAGCTCCATCCTCAATGGCTTTCTTTGTCTCAAGGACCTTTGATTCGGTTACGCTGTAGCCCAGAGGAAAGCCCACCACGGTGCAGATATTAAGGCCTGGGAATTCCTCATGTACCCGGCTGATGTAACAGGGCGGGATGCACACGGAGGCAGTCTTATATTCCACGGCTTCCTTACAAAGCTCTTCAATATCCTCCCATGTGGCAAATGCCTTTAACAAAGTATGGTCTACATAGCTTAACATTTCTAAATCTGTCATTATCTTTTCCTTCCTTTCTATTCTGTCAGGCGTTTAACGCCTTCCTTTGTAACACTGGCATAAATCAGGGGTTCGGCCTCCGGCTTCTGCCCGCTGATGGTAACTGCCTTTAAAAATTCCTCCTCAGAAGCTGCAAACAGCTCTTCCACAGAAGTATAGAGCACGGCAATGGTCTCACCCTCTTCCACCGTCTGACCCACCTTT of the Lacrimispora indolis DSM 755 genome contains:
- a CDS encoding DUF1653 domain-containing protein; this translates as MDRTPRPGDFYRHFKDKMYQVIAVAVHSETGEEMVVYQALYGSFGIYVRPLPMFISEVDKEKYPDAKQKYRFEKVDMGSAERKEKDCTQESEIEDKEPSVDCVQSQEGGSSDPCLHENKNLLAFLDAGTYHEKLEVLEERKDRFSAEELLAICEIMEIGRPDSEPEEKYYAVKRYLELQYKYEGARLR
- a CDS encoding methionyl aminopeptidase gives rise to the protein MFKIGRNDACWCGSGKKYKNCHLSFDQKLENYAVMGDEVPEHYMIKTPAQIEGVRRAGVVNNKILDLVEEIMKPGISTEDINTLVHENTIRLGGIPAPLNFEGYPKSVCTSVNDVVCHGIPDPKRILQEGDIVNVDVTTIVDGFYADASRMYCIGKVSPEALKLVQVTKESVDLALKETRAWGHLGDIGAAISEHIYANGFTVVREIGGHGVGLDFHEEPWVSHIGTRGTDMLLVPGMIFTIEPMVNAGKADVVQDDEDGWTIYTRDGSLSAQWEYTILITEEGPEVLAR
- the uvrC gene encoding excinuclease ABC subunit UvrC; the encoded protein is MDHRSFNIEEELKKLPSQPGVYLMHDKRDEIIYVGKAISLKNRVRQYFQSSRNKTAKIEQMVSRIARFEYIITDSELEALVLECNLIKEHRPRYNTMLKDDKTYPYIKVTVYEDYPRILFSRDMKKDKSKYFGPYTSAGAVKDTIELIHKLYQIRTCNRNLPRDIGKERPCLNYHIKQCSAPCQDYISKEGYWQSINKALDFLGGKYGPVIKMLEEKMQSASEEMDYEKAIEYRDLLNSVRQIAQKQKITDSGTEDRDIIAMAKDEKDAVVSVFFVREGRLIGREHFHVSIATAEDNSQILTSFVKQFYAGTPFIPKELWVQSGLEDEGVIGEWLSAKRGQKVKIVVPRKGQKERLVELAEKNAALVLSQDKEKIKREELRTIGAMNEVGGWLGLSGIKRIEAFDISNISGFESVGSMIVYEDGKPKRNDYRKFKIKWVKGANDYASMNEVLTRRFSHGLQEAESLKEKGVDEEFGSFTRFPDLIMMDGGRGQVNIALEVLRALDISIPVCGMVKDDNHRTRGLYYNNVEIPIDKHSEGFKLITRVQDEAHRFAIEYHRSLRSKGQVKSILDDIPGIGPNRRKALMRRFKGLEAIKEATLEELSQTPGMNALAAKSVYEFFHI
- the deoC gene encoding deoxyribose-phosphate aldolase produces the protein MTDLEMLSYVDHTLLKAFATWEDIEELCKEAVEYKTASVCIPPCYISRVHEEFPGLNICTVVGFPLGYSVTESKVLETKKAIEDGASEVDMVVNISDVKNGDYNKVEKEIAELKKAAGGSILKVIIEACYLTEEEKIAMCKAVTAAGADYIKTSTGFGTGGAALEDIELFKKHIGPDVKIKAAGGVKTLEDLRAYIEAGCSRVGASAAVKLAAQKK
- a CDS encoding DUF1846 domain-containing protein produces the protein MKFGFDNNKYLTMQSEHIKERISQFGDKLYLEFGGKLFDDYHASRVLPGFEPDSKLRMLMQLSDQAEIVIAINAADIEKNKIRHDLGITYDVDVFRLIQSFTDKGLYVGSVVITQYSGQNSADLFKSKLEKMGIKVYRHYTIDGYPSNVSLIVSDEGYGRNDYIETTKPLVIITAPGPGSGKMATCLSQLYHENKRGIKAGYAKFETFPIWNIPLKHPVNLAYEAATADLNDVNMIDPFHLEAYGKTTVNYNRDVEIFPVLSAIFEGIYGECPYKSPTDMGVNMAGFCVVDDEACREASMQEIIRRYYQALSRLARDMGSKEEVYKIELLMKQAKITTGMRKVVNAANQLAEIKGSPAAALELDDGTIVTGKTTNLLGASAALLLNAVKVLGNIPHDIHLISPSAIEPIQKLKINYLGSKNPRLHTDEVLIALSACAAADPNAQIALEQLPKLKGREAHTSVLLSDVDVKIFKKLGVNLTCEPIYEEKKIYH
- a CDS encoding putative glycoside hydrolase, producing the protein MKRWLLAVIAFSLVTSGCSRYKGIPELSETDSKTEESQQSAEESGQSTGENGGQLPLEASAVPGKKPVKVKGIYISGYMAGSEGLQAILDKIQGTEINTVVIDVKNDDGRITFAMEDAPTVNEIGATEKYIKDIDSLMAQLKARGLYTIARVVAFRDPYLAEKKPEWGLKNKDGSLHRDNKGLAWVNPYRTEVWDYLVEVGTQASKAGFDEVQFDYIRFSTDSSMKQVVFDDEDTRGRSKTDIITEFIQYAYEKLSSQNIFVSADVFGTIIGSKVDAEAVGQIYHEMAGHLDYICPMIYPSHYGDGNFGIDHPDMEPYRTIRAALKLSKQDLESAKEAGKHQAIVRPWLQDFTASYLKNYIPYGAKEIRAQIQAVYDAGYDEWILWSASNRYTWDGFLTAEAAREEAEELARVRAAEEMSAAASAEAKEPSTEAAGETKESQPETRSETQTEGKEEKAKKSLEESTAGEETQPETKAANKKKAKPDVVIVTTGGQGN
- a CDS encoding DNA-3-methyladenine glycosylase I, translating into MEKKRCIWVDETSPVYVKYHDEEWGVPVYDDEKLYEMLLLETFQAGLSWITILRKREAFRQAFDGFDAEKVACYGEEKLKALMENADIIRNRKKLEAAVKNARVFLEIQREFGSFSRYLWGFTNNEVIVSRDDSFPVKTELSDRVSKDMKKRGMAFVGSVTIYSYLQAVGVVNDHELSCFCRKATEKKQEE